One part of the Vespa velutina unplaced genomic scaffold, iVesVel2.1, whole genome shotgun sequence genome encodes these proteins:
- the LOC124957500 gene encoding uncharacterized protein LOC124957500, with protein MPSKVFGPYCWNLMFYQLPRILEEFSKVNATAYADDLPVIVDGDSRKELEEKGNHVVIFIDETISERKKKAIVLKSDWVKRKTIAFTINEKDNVDEFYLDDLSDCLDSSSASETDSKSDSSDVIIRKYHYQVIEKYRIIPKTKKWTDITVSEVKKFLGLIVLMGQVKKDVLYDYWFTDATVETTFFSKVMSRNRFLQIMQSWHFCNNYSISPNSHRLAKVQPVIDYLKQKFNDMYKPYQQLSLD; from the exons ATGCCTTCAAAGGTCTTTGGCCCCTACTGCTGGAATCTCATGTTCTACCAGCTCCCTAGGATACTCGAGGAATTCTCAAAAGTCAATGCGACCGCGTACGCGGACGATTTACCTGTTATCGTAGATGGAGACTCGAGAAAGGAACTTGAGGAGAAAGGGAATCACGTGGTAATATTCATTGACGAAACTATCTCCGAGCGTAAGAAGAAAGCAATCGTTCTTAAGAGCGATTGGGTGAAAAGGAAAACCATCG cCTTCACGATAAATGAAAAGGATAATGTTGATGAATTTTATCTCGATGATCTGTCAGATTGTCTTGATAGCTCTTCAGCAAGTGAAACTGATAGCAAAAGTGATAGCAGTGATGTAATTATTCGAAA ATATCATTATCAagtcatagaaaaatatagaattataccaaaaacgaaaaaatggaCAGACATCACAGTATCTGAAGTGAAGAAATTCTTGGGCCTAATAGTTCTAATGGGACAAGTAAAAAAGGACGTTCTCTACGACTATTGGTTCACGGATGCAACTGTAGAAACAACATTCTTCTCGAAAGTAATGAGCAGAAAcagatttttacaaataatgcAGAGTTGGCATTTTTGTAACAATTACAGCATTTCTCCAAATTCGCATAGACTTGCGAAAGTCCAGCCTGTCATCGATTATTTAAAgcaaaaatttaacgatatgTATAAACCATACCAACAATTGTCTCTGGATTAG
- the LOC124957511 gene encoding uncharacterized protein LOC124957511 has product MTSRNTATASPIATATITGTIAGNTSAFTKNRPDLWFIMAEAEFTTIGIVDDKVKYLTVLKALILDEIQQEPATGKDKTLRNAVISRLSNFRQKSKLPNRTPSQFL; this is encoded by the exons ATGACGTCACGGAATACTGCGACAGCTTCACCCATCGCAACAGCGACAATAACAGGAACAATAGCAGGAAATACTTCTG CATTCACCAAAAATCGACCGGATCTCTGGTTCATCATGGCTGAGGCCGAATTCACTACTATTGGAATCGTTGATGATAAAGTAAAATACCTGACGGTCCTTAAGGCCCTGATTTTAGACGAGATACAACAGGAGCCCGCTACAGGTAAAGATAAAACTCTCAGAAACGCGGTAATCTCACGACTCTCTAATTTCAGACAAAAGTCAAAGCTTCCAAATAGAACACCTTCTCAGTTCCTGTGA